GCAGTTTGATCAAAGAACCCATTTAAATTTTTGGAATTATAAAGGAAGCTATTTTCTGGAAGTTTACCTTGTCTCCTTCCCAACTCATTTTCCATCAGCCAAAGCCATGTAACAAATCAATTTTTTGGCACTCCTTACAGACTATATGTGTCCTGGGTCTCCAGGAAACTCCGTTTCACTGTATACCAAGGATATTATCATCAACAAAAATCCACTCTATACCAATGTTCAGTGCTTTGAAAAAGCCACTGTATAAAGTTGTCATGTGCCATCTAATTGACGGACATTTCTCCTAGGAGTAAATTAAACATCTTTCATCTCTGTGTATCTTGTTATCTGTTCCGTAAATTGAACCAAAACTTCGAGAAATACAGTTATCTTGTCATGTGCCTTTGAACAAAGCATTTCAATCAAGCAACCAAGTTATTCAAAGAGAAACTTTATACATGTTTGATTCATACTCATCATATATCGTAAAAGTAAAATATATAACAACACACGTTATACAAACAACAAGCAGTAGCACACAGATTTGGGATTAACTAATTGACTATGGAACACTCAAAATCCAGGTATTATTTGAAAATAAAACAACAACAAGCTCAACAATTTTAGGTCACGCCATATGTGTTTCCTGTAGTCCAGACAAATTTAGACCGCTTTTCTAGATGACGGTAATGGGTGTAATGGTTGTATTGCCCTGCATGCAAAATAAGGGAAATCATGAAATATTAGCTTCATGCAcatcaataaaccattcattgaTTTAAACATTAGTTGTCCATTTTAACGGAAGATCAGCAGTTGCAATGTAAGGCCTGTACGCATCAAATGTTAACGTGTTGCACATCTGCCACATAAATAATATGTGCTGAATTATGCTGGTAAAATTGTATGTAAAATTGCCATCATCATCATTCGGATAAATTTTCTCACCATGCTATCTAAGAATATCTTCTGGATTTGACATACGCACGAACAGATTATGGCAATTCTGAAAGGTGTAGAATGCACTACATTCTGAAAAGAAGGGAGTATGGATTAAGCATAAGAACATTTCACTTACACGAGTTGGGACATAGAATGTGTGGATATCAAGTTGTTTGTAGCTCTCATGGGCAGTGTTCTTGACTGTTCTGAACTTGATGACGCCACGCGCCATGGCGAACTCTCCTGTCCCGCCCATAATAGCCATCTCGCCTTCTGATAGATACTGACCCATCACTGCAAGCGTCGATCCACCGAACCTATACATTTAGGAGCAACGAGAAATGTTAAGTATCACCGTAAACATAGACTATCTTTATCATGTGGACAGTAGTTCTGTAAAATTTACAGTCCTCAAGTGCTGAATCACTAGTAGTATGACCGTACCTTGGATCTTCGAACACCATGGTGAAATAGTGGAACCAGCCAGGACCCTCTACGTCCGCCTGCACTTGCATGCCTTTCGCGCGAGCGACAATAGTCGCACCGCGTTGAGGCGCGTCGGTGACTGTCCAATCGATGACGGCGGTCGTGCCGAACCAAGCCGGGTGGCGAGAACTAACGGTTACTACCTGGTTGTGGTCTGGCCCATCAATAACTTGGTGCAAGTACAAGCGCAGGCTTATCTCACGCTCACAAGGAAGAATGGGGCACACAAATGAAGGGTCAGCCATGGCTAGGATGAAGAACGACCCAAACACAAGGGGCACGGCCAGGCTAGGCCAGGCCATG
The sequence above is a segment of the Aegilops tauschii subsp. strangulata cultivar AL8/78 chromosome 6, Aet v6.0, whole genome shotgun sequence genome. Coding sequences within it:
- the LOC109784214 gene encoding pterocarpan synthase 1-like, with amino-acid sequence MAWPSLAVPLVFGSFFILAMADPSFVCPILPCEREISLRLYLHQVIDGPDHNQVVTVSSRHPAWFGTTAVIDWTVTDAPQRGATIVARAKGMQVQADVEGPGWFHYFTMVFEDPRFGGSTLAVMGQYLSEGEMAIMGGTGEFAMARGVIKFRTVKNTAHESYKQLDIHTFYVPTRMCNTLTFDAYRPYIATADLPLKWTTNV